One genomic window of Chitinophagaceae bacterium includes the following:
- a CDS encoding EVE domain-containing protein, translating into MKYWLVKSDPETYGWDHLVKDKKTDWSGVRNYAARIHLKAMKKGDVVLFYHSQQSQAIVGLAKVTKQFFQDPTTTDDAWVAVEIAVLKPLKNPVTLADIKAIKELKEFPLVRISRLSVMPVSDVEFERILKMSGTSI; encoded by the coding sequence ATGAAATACTGGCTTGTTAAATCAGATCCCGAAACCTACGGTTGGGATCATTTAGTGAAGGATAAAAAGACAGATTGGTCCGGCGTAAGAAACTATGCGGCCAGAATTCATTTGAAAGCAATGAAAAAAGGAGATGTGGTTTTGTTTTATCACAGTCAGCAATCACAGGCGATTGTCGGATTGGCAAAAGTTACAAAGCAATTTTTTCAAGATCCAACAACTACAGATGATGCATGGGTTGCTGTTGAAATAGCTGTTTTAAAACCATTAAAAAATCCGGTTACACTTGCTGATATTAAAGCAATTAAGGAGTTGAAAGAATTTCCGTTGGTGAGAATTTCAAGATTATCTGTAATGCCGGTTAGTGATGTTGAGTTTGAAAGGATTTTA
- the rpsA gene encoding 30S ribosomal protein S1: MSPKRRTQKLEENKTEIPQAETTNETQNGATTPQIEVPVEVQAEKPAKVETSHDDFDWNVSKRNVKTYTQDEREKLEEIYSSTFVTITDNEILKGTVVSLTPTDVVLNIGFKSDGLVPLSEFRDMPELKVGDEVEVLVVEKENVKGQLSLSRKSAKMERAWERIVNGYKTGEIVTGTITSKTKGGLIVDLFGLETFLPGSQIDVKPITDYDSYVGKMMEFKVVKINETIKNAVVSHKALIEGDLESQRQEIISKLEKGQILEGTIKNITDFGAFIDLGGLDGLLYITDISWGRISHPTEVLKLNQKLQVVVLDYDEEKKRISLGLKQLTPQPWDILDPAIVVGSKVKGKIVNIEDYGAFLEIQPGVEGLIHVSEISWSNTPINSKEHFKVGDEYEAMVVTMDRAERKMSLSLKQLTKDPWSDIEQKYPVGTRTKGVVKNVSGYGVFVELEDGITGFVHISDLSWVKRIHHPNDVTRIGNDLEVVVLDINKDERKLSLGHKQVEEDPWDTFESVFPMGSEHQATVIKKDDKGAILLMPYGLEAFAPAKHLKKENGKTVEVDETLPVKVLEFDRGNKKIIVSHARVWEEKVEKENEDVREKKAVERKDQRTELKNINRKVEKSTLGDLGVLSELKSKIEKGNAKAKIESEEAADAELETPADAAPESPVAETPEETLTDQKPVDE, from the coding sequence ATCTCACCTAAAAGGAGGACCCAAAAATTGGAAGAAAACAAAACTGAAATTCCACAAGCAGAAACTACCAACGAAACACAAAATGGAGCAACAACTCCGCAAATTGAAGTACCAGTAGAAGTACAGGCAGAAAAGCCCGCAAAAGTTGAAACATCACACGATGATTTTGACTGGAATGTATCGAAGCGCAACGTCAAGACCTATACACAGGACGAACGCGAAAAATTAGAAGAAATCTACAGCAGCACCTTCGTTACCATCACGGACAATGAAATCCTGAAAGGTACCGTAGTGTCATTAACGCCCACTGATGTGGTGCTGAACATTGGATTCAAATCCGATGGATTGGTGCCGCTTTCAGAATTCCGCGACATGCCTGAACTAAAAGTAGGCGATGAAGTGGAAGTTTTAGTGGTTGAAAAGGAAAATGTGAAAGGTCAGCTTTCACTTTCCCGCAAGAGCGCCAAAATGGAGCGCGCCTGGGAACGGATTGTCAATGGCTACAAAACCGGAGAAATCGTTACCGGAACCATTACCAGCAAAACCAAAGGCGGACTTATAGTTGATCTGTTTGGATTGGAAACTTTCCTCCCTGGTTCTCAAATCGATGTGAAGCCGATCACTGATTATGATTCTTATGTTGGAAAAATGATGGAATTCAAAGTGGTGAAGATCAACGAAACCATTAAGAATGCCGTGGTTTCTCACAAAGCCCTTATTGAAGGTGATCTTGAAAGTCAGCGTCAGGAGATTATTTCCAAGCTGGAAAAGGGTCAGATTCTCGAAGGTACTATCAAGAATATCACTGACTTCGGTGCATTTATCGATCTCGGTGGTTTAGATGGATTGCTTTACATTACCGACATCTCATGGGGACGCATCAGTCATCCGACTGAAGTTTTAAAGCTTAACCAAAAGCTACAGGTGGTAGTATTGGATTACGACGAAGAGAAGAAACGTATCTCTCTTGGTCTGAAACAGTTAACTCCTCAGCCTTGGGATATTCTTGATCCCGCAATAGTAGTAGGGTCAAAAGTAAAAGGCAAGATTGTAAACATTGAAGATTACGGCGCATTCCTTGAAATTCAACCGGGAGTAGAAGGTTTGATTCACGTATCTGAGATTTCGTGGAGTAACACGCCTATCAACTCTAAAGAACACTTTAAAGTAGGTGATGAATACGAAGCAATGGTGGTGACTATGGATCGCGCAGAACGCAAAATGTCATTGAGCCTGAAGCAACTTACTAAAGATCCCTGGAGTGATATTGAGCAGAAATATCCGGTTGGCACACGTACAAAAGGTGTTGTCAAGAACGTCAGCGGATATGGTGTATTTGTAGAATTGGAAGATGGCATTACAGGTTTTGTGCACATCTCTGATCTCTCATGGGTAAAACGCATTCATCATCCGAATGATGTTACCAGGATTGGGAATGATCTCGAAGTTGTGGTGCTTGACATCAATAAGGACGAACGCAAACTTTCGTTAGGTCATAAGCAGGTGGAAGAAGATCCATGGGATACTTTCGAAAGTGTATTCCCAATGGGTTCTGAACACCAGGCAACGGTGATCAAGAAAGATGACAAGGGCGCGATTTTGCTGATGCCTTATGGATTGGAAGCTTTTGCACCAGCCAAGCACCTTAAAAAGGAAAATGGAAAAACGGTGGAAGTGGACGAAACATTGCCTGTAAAAGTGCTCGAATTTGACCGCGGCAATAAGAAGATCATCGTTTCACATGCAAGAGTTTGGGAAGAAAAAGTAGAGAAGGAAAATGAAGATGTGCGTGAAAAGAAAGCGGTGGAACGTAAAGATCAGCGCACTGAGCTGAAGAACATCAACCGGAAAGTGGAGAAATCTACACTCGGTGATCTAGGTGTGCTTTCTGAATTAAAATCGAAGATCGAAAAAGGCAATGCCAAAGCGAAAATAGAATCTGAAGAAGCCGCTGATGCAGAGTTGGAAACTCCTGCAGACGCCGCTCCGGAATCTCCAGTTGCAGAAACGCCTGAAGAAACATTGACTGACCAAAAGCCGGTTGACGAATAA
- the rfbD gene encoding dTDP-4-dehydrorhamnose reductase, translated as MKVAVIGANGQLGTDVCEVFASKHEIVPLTHQDIEIGDIDNVKKVLSEIKADAVICTAAAHNVPKCETEPDNAFKINGIGSLNLAKVSSELGCKLVQYSTDYVFDGRKMKPYVESDAVFPQSVYAITKYAGEQFILNYSTNHFVLRVSGIYGKIPCRAKGGNFISTMVKLSKEKPEVRVVNDEILTPTPTREIAKNTLSLIETEAYGLYHMTCEGEVSWYEFARTIFDTLQLKTPLFEASVKDFPLVVKRPFYSVLENQQLKKINLNQMPNWKDALIDFLKENYQS; from the coding sequence ATGAAAGTAGCAGTAATAGGAGCCAACGGCCAACTCGGCACCGACGTATGCGAAGTGTTCGCTTCAAAGCATGAAATAGTGCCGTTGACGCACCAGGATATTGAGATTGGCGACATTGACAACGTAAAGAAAGTGCTCAGTGAGATCAAAGCGGATGCTGTGATCTGTACTGCTGCTGCGCACAACGTTCCAAAATGCGAAACGGAACCTGACAACGCTTTTAAAATTAATGGCATTGGTTCACTTAATCTGGCTAAAGTTTCCAGTGAGCTTGGATGTAAACTGGTGCAATATTCAACCGACTATGTTTTTGATGGAAGAAAGATGAAACCGTATGTTGAATCTGATGCCGTCTTCCCGCAAAGTGTTTATGCCATTACGAAATATGCTGGCGAGCAATTTATTCTGAATTACTCCACTAATCATTTTGTGCTTCGCGTATCCGGAATTTACGGTAAGATTCCCTGTCGCGCCAAAGGAGGAAATTTTATTTCTACGATGGTGAAGCTGTCGAAAGAAAAACCTGAAGTAAGAGTAGTAAATGATGAAATACTCACACCTACACCGACAAGAGAAATTGCTAAAAACACTTTGTCGCTGATTGAAACGGAAGCGTACGGCTTGTATCACATGACTTGCGAAGGTGAAGTTTCCTGGTACGAATTTGCACGCACTATTTTCGACACATTGCAATTAAAAACACCGTTGTTTGAAGCAAGCGTGAAGGATTTTCCATTGGTGGTGAAGCGTCCTTTTTATTCCGTTTTGGAAAATCAGCAATTGAAAAAAATCAACCTCAATCAAATGCCGAACTGGAAAGATGCATTGATTGATTTCCTGAAAGAAAATTATCAGTCGTAA
- a CDS encoding SDR family oxidoreductase: MKILIAGGAGYIGSALIPKVLDRGYEVDVVDLLWFGNNLPKEVKVIQKDIFDLTEKELEGYDEVVFLAGLSNDPMAEFSPAKNFVSNASSPAYLAYIAKRAGVKRFIYAGSCSVYGYTVNELYDESSPAVSNYPYGISKLQGEQAVIQMSDKNFSVIAFRQGTVSGYSPRMRLDLIVNTMFKTAVATGEIIINNPSIWRPILALQDATSAYIRAIESAAEISGIFNIASGNYTVGEVADFVKEAVDTKMNKKIKLNIKNVQDFRNYKVTSEKATNMLSFKPTHSVESILDELVHNYDKFKDFDNPNYYNIQIFKKI; the protein is encoded by the coding sequence ATGAAAATTCTCATTGCAGGCGGAGCAGGTTACATTGGTTCTGCGCTTATTCCAAAAGTACTTGACAGAGGATATGAAGTGGATGTAGTGGATTTACTCTGGTTTGGAAACAACCTTCCCAAAGAAGTGAAGGTGATCCAGAAAGACATTTTTGATCTTACAGAAAAAGAACTGGAAGGTTATGATGAAGTGGTGTTTCTTGCCGGCCTTTCGAACGATCCGATGGCCGAATTTTCTCCGGCCAAGAATTTTGTCAGCAATGCTTCATCACCTGCTTACCTCGCATACATCGCAAAACGTGCAGGCGTAAAACGGTTCATCTATGCAGGTTCCTGCTCAGTGTACGGTTACACGGTGAATGAATTGTATGATGAAAGTTCTCCCGCTGTTTCCAACTATCCTTATGGAATTTCGAAACTTCAGGGTGAGCAGGCTGTCATTCAGATGAGTGATAAAAACTTCTCAGTTATCGCATTCCGCCAGGGCACGGTGAGCGGTTACAGTCCACGCATGCGTTTGGATCTTATCGTGAATACGATGTTTAAAACTGCTGTAGCTACCGGCGAAATCATTATTAATAATCCGAGTATCTGGCGCCCGATCCTCGCTTTGCAGGACGCAACAAGCGCTTATATCAGGGCCATTGAATCGGCAGCAGAAATTTCCGGCATCTTCAATATTGCTTCGGGAAATTATACAGTTGGAGAGGTGGCTGATTTTGTGAAAGAAGCGGTGGATACCAAAATGAATAAGAAGATCAAGTTGAATATTAAGAATGTTCAGGATTTTCGCAATTACAAAGTAACCAGCGAAAAGGCAACGAACATGCTCAGCTTTAAACCCACTCACAGCGTAGAATCTATCCTTGATGAGTTAGTACACAACTACGACAAGTTCAAGGATTTTGATAACCCTAACTACTACAATATCCAGATCTTCAAAAAAATCTGA
- a CDS encoding DUF1972 domain-containing protein: MKIAILGTRGIPSGYSGYEAFAEELGVRLVDRGHEVTVYAHKNMFTDFQPEYRGIKLKYIPSMKGKNTSQFSHSFLSTWKVIFSNTDVVLFCNAANGPWGLLLSMFGKRNCINVDGLEWMRPKWSNAGKKYFYFGAWCATKFFNVVITDAKGMQDYYKKEFNCDSTDIAYGADLKYAENPDSIRKLGLEPYNYYLIASRLVPDNNADIIVKAFLKSNSKRVLAIAGGTVYKNPFEEELRAIADPDRVKFLGHINDSTLIKELHANAYAYTHGHEFGGTNPALLKGLAYGNCVIALDTVFNREVLKDGEYGVLYKKDVADLAEKINMIDADEKLAQSYRDKSRNRITERYTWEHITDQYVEVFEKLLNKRK, translated from the coding sequence ATGAAAATAGCAATACTCGGCACAAGAGGAATTCCTTCAGGTTACAGTGGTTATGAAGCATTTGCTGAAGAACTGGGCGTGCGGTTGGTAGATCGCGGACACGAAGTAACTGTGTATGCTCATAAAAATATGTTCACGGATTTTCAACCGGAATACCGGGGCATCAAGTTGAAATATATTCCTTCTATGAAAGGAAAAAACACTTCTCAATTCTCACATTCTTTTCTTTCAACCTGGAAAGTCATTTTTTCAAATACAGATGTTGTATTGTTTTGCAATGCGGCGAATGGTCCATGGGGACTGTTGTTAAGCATGTTCGGAAAACGCAACTGCATCAACGTAGATGGATTAGAATGGATGCGCCCCAAATGGAGCAATGCCGGCAAGAAATATTTTTATTTTGGTGCATGGTGTGCTACTAAATTCTTCAACGTAGTCATAACTGATGCTAAAGGCATGCAGGATTATTACAAGAAAGAATTCAATTGCGATTCTACAGATATTGCCTATGGAGCTGATCTGAAATATGCGGAGAATCCTGATTCCATTCGCAAACTCGGACTGGAACCTTATAATTATTACCTCATAGCTTCCCGCCTCGTGCCCGATAACAATGCGGATATTATTGTAAAAGCTTTCCTGAAATCCAATTCAAAAAGAGTGCTTGCCATTGCCGGCGGAACCGTTTATAAAAACCCGTTTGAAGAAGAGCTGCGTGCAATTGCAGATCCTGACAGGGTAAAATTTCTTGGTCACATTAACGACAGCACACTCATCAAAGAGTTACATGCCAACGCGTATGCCTATACGCATGGCCACGAATTCGGCGGCACCAATCCCGCCTTGCTCAAAGGCCTTGCTTATGGTAATTGTGTAATTGCATTGGACACCGTATTCAATCGTGAAGTGTTGAAGGACGGTGAGTATGGCGTTCTTTATAAAAAGGATGTTGCTGATCTTGCAGAGAAGATCAACATGATTGATGCTGACGAAAAACTTGCGCAATCATATAGAGACAAATCACGCAATCGTATTACAGAACGTTATACCTGGGAACACATCACTGATCAATATGTGGAGGTGTTTGAGAAGTTGCTTAATAAGCGCAAGTGA
- a CDS encoding (d)CMP kinase translates to MHPIIIAIDGPSSSGKSTLAKHLAAALHYNYIDSGAFYRAITVYFHEHQTDFKKKQEVSNALRQITFNFQHDFECNESHIYLNGRNVEAEIRGITIANLVSEVSTIPEVRSFIVSKLRIYGKDKAVVMDGRDIGTVVFPDAELKIYMTADKKVRSERRFNEMKKKGLNVTESQISKNLSVRDLLDSTRVTAPLKKAADAIELDNTLLSEQEQFEQMLQLAKEKIASA, encoded by the coding sequence ATGCATCCGATTATCATTGCTATTGATGGACCCTCTTCCAGCGGAAAAAGTACACTTGCCAAACATTTAGCCGCCGCACTTCATTACAATTATATTGATTCAGGAGCTTTCTATCGTGCCATTACCGTGTATTTTCATGAACATCAAACAGACTTCAAAAAAAAGCAGGAAGTATCCAATGCCCTGAGGCAAATTACTTTTAATTTTCAGCACGACTTTGAGTGCAACGAATCTCATATTTATCTGAATGGAAGAAATGTAGAAGCAGAAATCAGAGGTATCACCATCGCGAATCTTGTAAGTGAAGTAAGCACCATTCCTGAGGTACGGAGCTTTATTGTTTCAAAACTCAGAATCTATGGAAAAGACAAAGCGGTGGTAATGGATGGCCGCGATATCGGAACCGTCGTATTCCCGGATGCAGAACTAAAGATTTATATGACTGCGGATAAAAAGGTGAGAAGCGAACGGAGATTCAATGAAATGAAGAAAAAGGGATTGAATGTTACAGAATCGCAGATTTCAAAAAACCTTTCGGTGCGCGATCTGTTAGATAGCACCAGGGTAACGGCTCCTTTAAAAAAAGCGGCAGACGCAATTGAACTCGATAATACTTTGCTTTCGGAGCAGGAACAATTCGAACAGATGCTTCAGCTTGCGAAAGAGAAAATCGCATCAGCATGA
- a CDS encoding 4-hydroxy-3-methylbut-2-enyl diphosphate reductase, translating into MTVTIDQNSGFCFGVVYAIQMAEDELDSGAELYCLGDIVHNDVEVKRLTAKGLKIINHENLRQLRDCKVLIRAHGEPPQTYITAMENNIELLDASCPVVLKLQNRVKLSYDKLLDKNAQVVIYGIPGHAEVNGLMGQTDQQGIIVTTEDDLDKLDYTRPIAFFSQTTKSTEKFYHFKNLIEQRAAAAGNEEIKANDTICRQVSNREPQLQKFAAQHDVIVFVSGKKSSNGKVLYNVCKSVNPKSYFVSEESELQEEWFENISSVGICGATSTPLWQMEKVAETLRNEFSKTLLS; encoded by the coding sequence ATGACGGTAACCATTGATCAGAACAGCGGGTTTTGTTTTGGAGTGGTTTATGCCATTCAAATGGCAGAGGACGAACTTGATTCCGGAGCTGAATTATATTGCCTGGGCGACATCGTTCACAATGATGTGGAGGTGAAAAGACTCACCGCAAAAGGATTAAAAATTATCAACCATGAAAACCTTCGTCAGTTACGTGATTGCAAGGTGCTGATCCGTGCGCATGGTGAGCCACCGCAAACATATATCACTGCAATGGAAAACAATATCGAATTACTGGATGCCTCCTGTCCGGTAGTATTGAAATTGCAAAACCGTGTGAAGCTTTCTTACGATAAATTGCTTGACAAAAATGCACAGGTTGTTATTTATGGAATTCCCGGTCATGCGGAAGTGAACGGCCTGATGGGACAAACTGATCAGCAGGGAATTATTGTGACCACAGAAGATGATCTCGATAAACTGGACTATACACGTCCGATTGCTTTCTTTTCTCAAACCACTAAGAGCACAGAAAAATTTTATCATTTCAAAAACCTGATTGAGCAACGTGCGGCTGCTGCAGGAAATGAAGAAATAAAAGCCAACGATACCATTTGCCGGCAGGTTTCTAACCGCGAACCTCAATTGCAAAAATTTGCTGCCCAACATGATGTGATTGTATTCGTTAGTGGAAAGAAAAGCTCTAATGGAAAAGTGCTCTACAATGTTTGCAAATCTGTGAATCCAAAATCCTACTTCGTTTCAGAAGAAAGCGAGCTGCAGGAAGAATGGTTCGAGAATATTTCGTCTGTTGGAATTTGTGGCGCAACCTCCACTCCGTTGTGGCAGATGGAAAAAGTGGCGGAAACTTTAAGGAATGAATTTTCCAAAACGCTCCTGTCTTAG
- a CDS encoding aspartyl protease family protein produces MLLLMFATGAIAQPYLHFSRNQKHISIAYKFYRNLIVIPVKLNGKGPYNFVLDTGVGVLTITDPAIKDALRLQTGKKLLISGLGEKEGVNAFTVSGVSVSMPGLESLPMTGVVFEEDPFFLSTYLGVKITGIIGYEFFSSFVVKINYGERILTLYDYNHFKPSEKYESLPIEIRSNKPFIKASCSLNNEDIPLDLLLDTGAGFPLSLQSNSDKRIKIPERHLETQLGLGLNGIINGSLARTNEVRIGTFNFFQVITSFPDYNNWESKAESGKRNGSIGNFILKRFSVILDYNNRKLYLKPNSKFKEPFEYDRVGIEVVGGGEAYNRFIIFQVKPNSPAAEAGIQPDDELVEVNFVPVKNMELGNIDHLFSDPGAKSIMLKIIRGEEFRYILLRMHDLI; encoded by the coding sequence TTGTTATTATTGATGTTTGCAACAGGTGCAATTGCACAGCCTTATCTTCATTTTTCCAGGAATCAAAAACACATTTCCATTGCCTATAAATTCTACCGCAACCTCATAGTAATTCCTGTTAAGTTAAATGGAAAAGGTCCGTATAATTTTGTGCTCGACACAGGTGTGGGCGTTCTCACCATTACAGATCCGGCAATCAAGGATGCGCTGAGATTGCAGACAGGAAAAAAATTATTGATCAGCGGTCTGGGAGAAAAGGAAGGCGTAAATGCATTTACAGTAAGCGGCGTTTCTGTTTCCATGCCAGGACTTGAAAGTCTCCCCATGACAGGTGTGGTGTTTGAAGAAGATCCGTTCTTTCTCTCTACCTACCTCGGAGTAAAAATCACCGGCATTATTGGTTATGAATTCTTCAGCAGTTTTGTTGTCAAAATAAATTATGGAGAAAGAATTCTGACACTGTACGATTACAATCATTTTAAACCCTCAGAAAAGTATGAATCATTGCCGATAGAAATCCGCTCGAATAAACCATTCATAAAAGCGTCCTGTTCACTCAATAATGAAGATATTCCACTTGACCTGCTGCTGGATACAGGTGCAGGATTTCCACTTTCATTGCAAAGTAATTCTGACAAGCGGATTAAGATTCCTGAACGACATCTTGAAACGCAACTGGGACTTGGTTTAAATGGAATCATTAATGGAAGTCTTGCCCGCACCAATGAAGTAAGAATTGGGACATTCAATTTTTTCCAGGTAATAACTTCGTTTCCTGATTATAACAATTGGGAAAGCAAGGCCGAATCGGGCAAGCGAAACGGAAGCATCGGAAATTTTATCCTGAAAAGATTTTCTGTGATCCTCGATTATAACAACAGGAAATTATACCTGAAGCCCAATTCAAAATTTAAAGAACCATTTGAATACGATCGTGTAGGAATTGAAGTGGTAGGTGGGGGTGAAGCTTACAACCGGTTTATTATATTCCAGGTGAAACCAAATTCACCTGCAGCCGAAGCCGGCATTCAACCCGACGATGAATTGGTAGAAGTTAATTTCGTCCCGGTAAAAAATATGGAGCTGGGAAATATTGACCACCTCTTCAGTGATCCCGGAGCGAAAAGCATCATGCTTAAAATTATTCGCGGGGAAGAATTCAGGTACATCCTGTTAAGAATGCATGACCTGATTTGA
- the porQ gene encoding type IX secretion system protein PorQ, with protein sequence MNKHITSSLLIALCLLCMSSASFSQTGGSNIFLFMNEAPSARITAMGGTFISVYDEDASTGYQNPALLNASMNNRLSLNYMDYISDIKRGYAGYVHTVPKWETTFNGGIQFVNYGKFTSTDPIGNITGQFDGAEYAITIGAGREYINRFSYGANLTYISSRLETYRSNGMALTVAGAYHDSAQGFTATILFKNVGTQFKTYTGGNKEPLPFDIQGGVSKRLQHTPFLFSLVLHDLYRWDLRYNNPNEDNQNTILIDSSQQAEDKKYIVDNFFLHTIIGTEINFGKSFRISIAYNHQRRQELAVELRKGLSGFSFGADVRINRFNIGYGRAIYNVAGGVNHLTLGVNLDELFGKKM encoded by the coding sequence ATGAACAAACACATTACGTCTTCACTGCTTATTGCGTTGTGTCTGCTTTGCATGTCATCGGCTTCATTTTCCCAAACCGGCGGTTCCAATATTTTTCTTTTCATGAATGAAGCGCCTTCCGCACGCATTACTGCCATGGGAGGCACTTTTATTTCTGTTTACGATGAAGATGCTTCAACTGGCTATCAGAATCCAGCATTGCTGAATGCAAGCATGAACAACCGCCTTTCACTCAACTACATGGATTACATCAGTGACATTAAACGAGGATATGCAGGATATGTACACACGGTGCCAAAATGGGAAACTACTTTTAATGGAGGCATTCAATTTGTCAACTATGGTAAGTTTACATCTACTGACCCGATTGGAAATATAACGGGTCAGTTTGATGGTGCTGAATATGCGATTACCATTGGCGCAGGGCGTGAATACATCAATCGCTTTTCCTATGGTGCCAATCTTACTTACATCAGTTCGCGGTTAGAAACTTATCGTTCAAATGGCATGGCACTTACTGTCGCAGGTGCCTATCACGATTCCGCGCAAGGATTTACGGCAACCATACTTTTTAAAAATGTTGGCACGCAGTTTAAAACCTATACTGGTGGTAACAAAGAACCTTTGCCCTTTGATATTCAGGGCGGCGTTTCAAAACGGTTGCAGCACACACCCTTTCTTTTTTCACTTGTATTACATGATTTATATCGCTGGGATCTCAGGTACAACAATCCCAATGAAGACAATCAGAATACTATTCTTATCGATTCTTCACAGCAAGCAGAGGATAAGAAGTATATCGTCGACAACTTTTTTCTTCATACGATAATCGGTACGGAAATTAATTTCGGAAAAAGTTTCCGCATCAGCATCGCATACAATCATCAACGCCGCCAGGAACTTGCAGTTGAATTACGTAAAGGACTTTCCGGCTTCAGCTTTGGCGCCGATGTGCGTATTAACCGTTTTAATATTGGCTACGGAAGAGCTATCTACAATGTAGCAGGAGGCGTCAATCATCTGACACTTGGTGTGAATCTCGACGAATTATTCGGGAAGAAAATGTAA
- a CDS encoding bifunctional folylpolyglutamate synthase/dihydrofolate synthase has product MNYEETIAFLYTQLPMYSRIGKAAYKSDLINTQKLCALLDHPENGFRSIHIAGTNGKGSTSHMLAAMLQSNGYKTGLYTSPHLKDFRERIRINGVMIPEKEVVDFVNAYQEKVIEIGCSFFEWTVGLAFDYFRKEQVDIAVIETGLGGRLDSTNVITPLLSVITNVSYDHMDLLGETLQKIAVEKAGIIKHNIPVVIGEHSMETDAVFIKTAAEKSAPLSFAGDHWKVTGSKYNAQSLLMNIEGHHQQQWQIELDLMGAYQEKNILTALEAQRLLIEQGFILEMQKCVAALGMVKQLTGLSGRWEILSTAPLIIADVAHNEAGINHSIQQLKNYSFKNLHIVIGFVREKDIRKILSLFPDKAIYYFCKPDIPRGLETEALQAAAIEFGLNGISYASVAAAFEAAKKNASVEDIIYVGGSTFVVAEVI; this is encoded by the coding sequence ATGAATTACGAAGAGACCATCGCATTTCTGTACACCCAACTTCCGATGTATTCGCGCATTGGGAAAGCTGCTTACAAAAGTGACTTAATTAATACTCAAAAATTGTGTGCATTGCTCGATCATCCTGAAAATGGATTCAGGAGTATTCATATTGCCGGAACGAACGGAAAGGGTTCCACGAGCCACATGCTGGCTGCCATGTTGCAAAGCAATGGTTATAAAACAGGATTATATACTTCCCCTCACCTTAAAGATTTTCGCGAAAGGATAAGGATAAACGGAGTAATGATTCCGGAAAAAGAAGTAGTTGATTTTGTAAATGCTTATCAGGAAAAAGTGATAGAGATCGGCTGCTCTTTTTTTGAGTGGACTGTCGGGCTGGCATTTGACTACTTCAGAAAAGAGCAAGTTGATATTGCTGTGATTGAAACAGGACTTGGTGGCAGACTGGATTCCACGAATGTGATCACTCCTCTCCTTTCTGTAATTACGAACGTGAGTTACGATCATATGGATTTGTTAGGTGAAACATTGCAAAAGATTGCGGTTGAAAAAGCGGGAATTATCAAACATAATATTCCTGTGGTAATCGGAGAACATTCCATGGAAACAGACGCTGTATTCATTAAAACTGCTGCGGAAAAAAGTGCTCCGCTAAGCTTTGCCGGCGACCATTGGAAAGTGACGGGTTCAAAATACAATGCGCAATCATTATTGATGAACATTGAAGGTCACCACCAGCAACAATGGCAAATTGAATTGGATTTAATGGGTGCTTACCAGGAAAAAAATATACTCACTGCACTTGAAGCGCAAAGATTATTGATAGAACAAGGTTTCATTTTAGAAATGCAAAAGTGCGTCGCTGCGCTTGGAATGGTGAAGCAACTCACCGGTCTGAGTGGTCGCTGGGAAATTCTTTCCACTGCTCCGTTAATAATTGCTGATGTTGCGCATAATGAAGCAGGAATCAATCATTCCATTCAACAATTGAAAAATTATTCATTCAAAAATTTGCACATCGTGATAGGTTTCGTCCGTGAAAAAGACATCCGGAAAATACTGTCGCTTTTTCCTGATAAGGCCATTTATTACTTCTGCAAACCTGATATACCCAGAGGATTGGAAACGGAAGCTTTGCAAGCTGCGGCAATCGAATTTGGATTGAATGGAATAAGTTATGCTTCTGTTGCAGCAGCATTTGAAGCCGCTAAAAAGAATGCATCTGTAGAAGATATTATTTATGTTGGGGGAAGCACGTTTGTGGTGGCAGAAGTAATTTAG